The region AACATTTTGTTAAACGACATAAAAACCTATGTCTCATGCCTTAACCCTAATGGCGCATTGTTTTTAAGTGGCTTCTATAACGACGATATTCCTACAATTGAAGCAGAATGCTCTAAAAATATGTTAAAACTTAGCGAAAAATTAGAACGAAATAATTGGGTTGCTCTAAAATTTTTAAATTAGTAAAAAAGTTAAAAGATGAGCACTAAGGAAGAAGTATTAGAAGAGGTTCTCGTTGAAACCGACACACAAAAAGAGAATGAAAATGAAATTGTACTCTATAATGACGAGGTAAACACTTTCGATCATGTTATAGATACACTTATAGCGGCTTGCGAGCATACACCAGAACAGGCAGAACAGTGTTCTATAATAGTACACTATAAAGGGAAATGCACAGTTAAAACAGGCCCATATAAAGATTTAGAACCTCGTTGCACAAAATTACTTGACGCAGGATTAAGCGCAGAGATTGTATAAAACAAACTGTGTTTAAAGACCTTAAGACTACTTTATTTTAATTAAAGTAACGGACTTTAAAAAACTACGTCTTAAAAACATAAAAAAGGTAAAAAAAACACCAAATATATTTGGTAACCTTTAATAAAACTCATATATTTGCACCCACAAAAAACGGCCTCGTGGCGCAACTGAATAGCGCACTTGATTACGGCTCAAGAGGTTACAGGTTTGAATCCTGTCGAGGTCACAACTGTTTATAAGGGTTTCAAGAAATTGAAGCCCTTTTTTTTTCAATATACACATTATTTAAGGTTTTTATTTTGGTATTTTAGACTACAAAAGCATTAAGATTTCACTGTATAGTAATTCCGTACTTTAAGGAGAAGTGATACTTAACTCTACAAGACACACACCTAACACCTTCAGCTACAACCTATAGAAATAGAATTCTTTATAATCTAAAAAGTACAGATGTTAACGAAAATATATTTTTACTACCCAAATAGCGCAAAAAATAGTTTTATACCCCACACATTAAACCTGAGATAAATATTTTTATAATAGTATGGAAGAGATTGAATATAAAATCATGTTCACTAATAACGAAATAACATTACTGAATATAATTTTCACAAATTCTACCAATTAACAAATATTTCTTCAAAAAAAAGGTGTGCGTTTTTTTAACAGTCTGTTATGAAAACTGTAGGATTTCTGTTAAAACCCATTTAGGTTCTTTGTTTTTTTGGTAAATTGATATTTGTACACCTACCAACCTTATAATTAATTCTAATAGTCAAATACAAAGCAAAAAAACATGAAAGAAATAACACTCATTGACGGGAACAACATACCAATTATAGGTTTTGGCACATATAAATCTACTAATCAAGAAGGAATTCAGTCTGTAAAAGAAGCGCTTGCAAAAGGATATAGATTAATTGATACTGCAGCTAAATACGGAAATGAAGAAGAGGTGGGAAAAGGTATATGCGAAAGTGAAGTAGACCGTAAAGAAATTATCGTTACCACTAAATTATGGCGCGAAAATTTAGGCTATAAAGAAACCTTACAAGCATTTAACAACTCGCTAAAAAAATTAGGTTTAGATTATATAGACATGTATTTAATCCATTGGCCAGCTAATGCAAAAAACTATTCAAACTGGCAAAAAACAAATGCCGATAGTTGGAGAGCCATGGAAGAACTAAAAGCCGACGGAAAAATAAAAACAATTGGAGTAAGTAATTTTTGGCAAGAACATCTAGAAGCACTTTTTCATACAGCAAATGTAATCCCTGCCATTAATCAAATTGAATTTCATCCTGGTTACTGGCAACCTCAATTATCTGAGTTTTGTAAAACAAATGGGATTACTGTAGAATCTTGGTCGCCATTGGCTAGAGGAAAAGTTTTTGAGAATCCGGTTTTACAAGCAATAGCTAAACAACATAATAAATCTGTTTCTCAAATATGTTTACGTTGGATCATTCAGCACGACACTATTGTAATTCCTAAATCCAGCACACCTCAAAGAATTAAAGAAAATTTCGAAATTTTCGACTTTAAATTATCTGAACAAGATATGAAACAAATAGACGAATTACCAGAAATGGGATTTAGTGGTGAATTGCCTAATATGTGGCCAGACATAGTAAAAGTTTAAAATATATTTATATAGGTAGATACATTTAAAATACGTATTTTTCAATTGTATTTTTCTTAATTATATAGCTATAAGGCATATAAAAACATCTTGTATCTGATACGATATATACATGTTCTAAAATCTTAATCGGTTTTTCAGTTTGTATAAATACAATATTAACAATGGGAAATTCATTAAGATTAATTCATCAAATTACAGATGAAGAAAAATTATTTATTTTATTTCCTATCTCATCAAACTTATATTAATAATGTCTAGTCCGGAATAATCGAAACAAATTATTCTAGACTAGACAATACCTAAACTATATTAATAATAGCTTTCAGATAGCAACATATGGATTAATATGTTTAGTGCTTAGTCTTTATCAGAAAAGTAAGATGGTCCTTCTCCTGTTAAGAAATCTTCTCTTACTGGGCTAAACGTATCAATTAATTGTCCTTCTTCTAAACATACTGCACTGTGTAATAAATTAGGCTCAATATACACACCATCTCCAGCTTCTACAATTTGTTTTACACCATCAATTTCAAACTCAAATTTACCTGAAACAACATAGGTTGCCTGAGTGTGAAAATGTTGGTGCGGAGCTCCTAAAGCACCTTTTTCAAATTTCACGCTTACCATCATAATCTGATTATCATAGCCTAAGAATTTTCTTGATACTCCACCACCAAGTTGTTCCCATTCCATATCTTTTGTGATGATGTACTTTTCGCTTAATCTTTTCATTTTTCTAATATTTTGTTTTATAATTTGTAAAATAATAATGATCTAAGCAAGATAATTAATTTCTAATAATTAGAGAAGCAAGACTTATAAAAATTAACTATTTGGACTGAATATTCCTAACTTCATTTACAGGTCAATTAAGCCACCTAAATAATTGTAAATTATAAATTAAATGTATTCAATATTTTACATAAGCATATAAAAATTCAACTAGATGTAATGCCTATTTAATAAGAAAAATCGATTTAAAAAGCTAGCTTATTTTTTCACTTACCGAATATATACAACAGTTTACTTAATATAATTAGGTGTTAATTGATTACTTCCTTCACGTGTTTATAAATCCTTTAGATTTACTTAAACATCCGAGCCCATATTAAAGTAAAAATAGAGAAATCTCGCATTTTTATTACTGATTAGTAGTGCGGACATAAAGAGAAATAATAATAAAAAAAACACAATAAAACTGTAATTAAATGAGAAACACATGCATACCATTTATATTTACCACATTAATAGTAACTGCAATAACAGCTTGTTCAAGCGATGACTCTAGTAGCAGTGAAACTGCGACAACAGAAGAATCGGATAATGATACCGTTACAGAATTACATGCTGCCTTTTCTGCTTTTAACACAGAAGCTACCACCATTTATTTAGATGGCTCTAATGTGGTTATAGAAACAACTGGATTGCCTGACCATGAAACGGTTTATTGGGGTGTTGGCAATTCATTATATTTAGAAGAACCCGATGTTGCTACAACACCTTCTATCATGTCTAGCAATAATAATGCTGTTACCATAACTGTAGATGCAACTCCAGATTTAACAGGTAAAACTGTAGATA is a window of Formosa sediminum DNA encoding:
- a CDS encoding ATP-dependent Clp protease adaptor ClpS, which produces MSTKEEVLEEVLVETDTQKENENEIVLYNDEVNTFDHVIDTLIAACEHTPEQAEQCSIIVHYKGKCTVKTGPYKDLEPRCTKLLDAGLSAEIV
- a CDS encoding aldo/keto reductase; this translates as MKEITLIDGNNIPIIGFGTYKSTNQEGIQSVKEALAKGYRLIDTAAKYGNEEEVGKGICESEVDRKEIIVTTKLWRENLGYKETLQAFNNSLKKLGLDYIDMYLIHWPANAKNYSNWQKTNADSWRAMEELKADGKIKTIGVSNFWQEHLEALFHTANVIPAINQIEFHPGYWQPQLSEFCKTNGITVESWSPLARGKVFENPVLQAIAKQHNKSVSQICLRWIIQHDTIVIPKSSTPQRIKENFEIFDFKLSEQDMKQIDELPEMGFSGELPNMWPDIVKV
- a CDS encoding cupin domain-containing protein, with amino-acid sequence MKRLSEKYIITKDMEWEQLGGGVSRKFLGYDNQIMMVSVKFEKGALGAPHQHFHTQATYVVSGKFEFEIDGVKQIVEAGDGVYIEPNLLHSAVCLEEGQLIDTFSPVREDFLTGEGPSYFSDKD